From a region of the Oryza sativa Japonica Group chromosome 6, ASM3414082v1 genome:
- the LOC4340933 gene encoding receptor-like protein kinase HERK 1 isoform X1: MPAARRSGGRLTEEVNMMVALSGRKRRLQAATMVALCFLSSICVSTAQFKPADNYLVDCGSSKSTTLGTRTFAADGAAPVKVDTSLEILAGTSANGVASFDNSALYQTARIFTSPSSYTFPIQKQGRHFVRLYFFAFAYQSYDLSTAKFTVSTQEMLLLSDFQQPDKTAPLFKEYSLNITQDKLIISFKPSNGIAFINAIEVVSVPDDLIGDSAPMVNPMQQYSGLSTQPLETVYRVNMGGPKVTADNDTLSRTWVTDKKYLVNPSVTREVNGGKVNYMKGGGSTPLIAPDIVYSTATELAASNTTNALFNMTWQFDVDSGFSYLIRFHFCDIVSKALNQLYFNAYVGSFYAQHDIDLSIQSMNQLATAIYLDVVLSSNDASNKLSISIGPSTLNNALPDGILNGLEVMKMSSGSGSAFTVGSSGSNKNLGVIIGSVLGAVGILIIVLVIVLLCRKKKTLEKQHSKTWMPFSINGLTSLSTGSRTSYGTTLTSGLNGSYGYRFAFSVLQEATNNFDENWVIGVGGFGKVYKGVLRDDTKVAVKRGNPKSQQGLNEFRTEIELLSRLRHRHLVSLIGYCDERNEMILVYEYMEKGTLKSHLYGSDNPSLNWKQRLEICIGAARGLHYLHTGSAKAIIHRDVKSANILLDENLLAKVADFGLSKTGPELDQTHVSTAVKGSFGYLDPEYFRRQQLTEKSDVYSFGVVLLEVLCARPVIDPTLPREMVNLAEWGMKWQKRGELHQIVDQRVSGSIRPDSLRKFGETVEKCLADYGVERPSMGDVLWNLEYVLQLQDADSSTVSDVNSMNRIVELPSQVQNIGALESISVTMAEAGASHEPDHDLSDVSMSRVFSQLIKAEGR, translated from the exons ATGCCCGCCGCGCGGCGCTCCGGCGGACGGCTTACGGAGGAG GTGAACATGATGGTGGCTCTGtccgggaggaagaggaggctgcAAGCCGCAACCATGGTGGCTTTGTGTTTCTTGTCATCCATTTGCGTTTCCACAGCGCAATTCAAGCCTGCCGACAACTACCTGGTGGACTGCGGATCCTCCAAGAGCACGACGCTCGGCACGAGGACCTTTGCGGCTGACGGGGCTGCCCCGGTGAAGGTGGACACCTCCCTGGAAATCCTTGCCGGCACGTCGGCGAATGGGGTTGCGTCATTCGATAACTCGGCGCTTTACCAGACCGCCCGCATCTTCACGAGCCCTTCATCGTATACTTTCCCGATCCAGAAGCAGGGCCGGCATTTTGTTCGTCTCTACTTCTTCGCCTTTGCCTACCAGAGCTATGATCTTTCCACTGCCAAGTTCACCGTGTCGACCCAAGAAATGCTCTTGCTTAGTGACTTCCAACAGCCAGACAAGACTGCGCCATTGTTCAAGGAATACTCTTTGAACATCACCCAAGACAAGCTCATTATTTCCTTCAAGCCATCGAATGGAATCGCATTCATCAATGCGATTGAAGTGGTTTCAGTCCCAGATGATCTCATAGGTGATAGTGCCCCGATGGTCAACCCTATGCAGCAGTACAGCGGTTTATCTACACAACCATTGGAAACAGTGTACCGTGTTAACATGGGTGGACCAAAGGTCACTGCAGACAATGATACCCTCTCCAGGACCTGGGTCACTGACAAAAAGTATTTAGTGAACCCATCTGTGACTAGAGAGGTTAATGGGGGGAAGGTCAATTATATGAAAGGTGGAGGATCAACACCGCTGATTGCTCCTGATATTGTTTATAGCACAGCTACAGAATTGGCAGCTTCGAATACAACGAACGCACTTTTCAACATGACATGGCAGTTTGATGTGGATTCAGGTTTCAGCTACTTGATAAGATTTCACTTCTGTGATATAGTCAGCAAGGCACTTAACCAACTCTATTTCAATGCATATGTTGGCAGCTTCTATGCGCAGCATGATATTGATCTCTCAATTCAATCAATGAATCAGTTGGCTACAGCTATCTATTTGGATGTGGTTCTTTCATCAAATGATGCATCTAACAAGCTCAGCATCAGTATTGGTCCATCCACTTTGAACAATGCATTACCAGATGGGATTCTGAATGGTCTTGAGGTCATGAAGATGAGCAGTGGCTCAGGTTCTGCTTTCACTGTTGGATCATCTGGTTCAAACAAGAATTTAGGTGTGATTATTGGGTCAGTCCTTGGAGCTGTTGGTATTCTGATAATTGTCCTTGTCATAGTACTTCTTTGCCGAAAGAAAAAGACTCTGGAGAAGCAGCACTCAAAGACTTGGATGCCTTTCTCTATCAATGGGCTCACCTCTCTCAGTACAGGAAGTAGAACTTCTTATGGTACTACTCTCACATCAGGGCTGAATGGAAGCTATGGATACCGATTTGCCTTTAGCGTGCTCCAAGAAGCAACAAACAATTTTGATGAGAACTGGGTTATTGGCGTTGGAGGTTTTGGGAAGGTCTACAAAGGTGTGCTGAGGGATGACACCAAGGTTGCAGTGAAGCGAGGGAACCCGAAGTCTCAGCAAGGTCTCAATGAGTTCCGTACAGAGATCGAACTCCTTTCACGGCTGCGGCACCGCCATCTGGTGTCCCTGATTGGGTATTGTGATGAAAGGAATGAGATGATCTTGGTCTATGAATATATGGAAAAAGGGACTCTGAAAAGCCACCTGTATGGCTCGGATAACCCCTCACTCAACTGGAAGCAGCGGTTGGAGATTTGCATTGGAGCAGCAAGGGGACTTCACTACCTTCATACCGGTTCTGCGAAGGCTATTATCCACCGTGATGTCAAGTCTGCAAACATCTTGCTTGATGAGAATCTCCTAGCAAAGGTTGCTGACTTTGGGCTATCAAAGACTGGGCCTGAGTTGGACCAAACTCATGTCAGTACTGCAGTGAAGGGTAGCTTTGGGTATCTTGACCCTGAATATTTCCGAAGGCAGCAACTGACTGAGAAGTCAGATGTCTACTCCTTCGGTGTTGTTTTGCTCGAGGTGCTTTGCGCAAGGCCAGTGATTGACCCTACGCTCCCAAGGGAGATGGTGAATTTGGCAGAGTGGGGGATGAAATGGCAGAAGAGAGGAGAGCTGCATCAGATCGTCGATCAGCGAGTTTCTGGTTCAATCAGGCCGGATTCTCTGAGGAAGTTTGGCGAAACAGTGGAGAAATGCCTGGCGGACTACGGTGTGGAGCGGCCATCCATGGGAGATGTCCTGTGGAACTTGGAGTACGTCCTGCAGCTCCAGGATGCAGATTCATCGACAGTATCAGATGTAAACAGCATGAACAGGATTGTCGAACTCCCGTCGCAAGTCCAGAACATCGGCGCCCTCGAGAGCATCAGCGTGACAATGGCGGAAGCTGGAGCTTCACATGAGCCTGATCATGACCTCTCCGACGTTTCCATGAGCAGGGTGTTCTCTCAGCTAATCAAAGCTGAGGGAAGGTGA
- the LOC4340933 gene encoding receptor-like protein kinase HERK 1 isoform X2 encodes MMVALSGRKRRLQAATMVALCFLSSICVSTAQFKPADNYLVDCGSSKSTTLGTRTFAADGAAPVKVDTSLEILAGTSANGVASFDNSALYQTARIFTSPSSYTFPIQKQGRHFVRLYFFAFAYQSYDLSTAKFTVSTQEMLLLSDFQQPDKTAPLFKEYSLNITQDKLIISFKPSNGIAFINAIEVVSVPDDLIGDSAPMVNPMQQYSGLSTQPLETVYRVNMGGPKVTADNDTLSRTWVTDKKYLVNPSVTREVNGGKVNYMKGGGSTPLIAPDIVYSTATELAASNTTNALFNMTWQFDVDSGFSYLIRFHFCDIVSKALNQLYFNAYVGSFYAQHDIDLSIQSMNQLATAIYLDVVLSSNDASNKLSISIGPSTLNNALPDGILNGLEVMKMSSGSGSAFTVGSSGSNKNLGVIIGSVLGAVGILIIVLVIVLLCRKKKTLEKQHSKTWMPFSINGLTSLSTGSRTSYGTTLTSGLNGSYGYRFAFSVLQEATNNFDENWVIGVGGFGKVYKGVLRDDTKVAVKRGNPKSQQGLNEFRTEIELLSRLRHRHLVSLIGYCDERNEMILVYEYMEKGTLKSHLYGSDNPSLNWKQRLEICIGAARGLHYLHTGSAKAIIHRDVKSANILLDENLLAKVADFGLSKTGPELDQTHVSTAVKGSFGYLDPEYFRRQQLTEKSDVYSFGVVLLEVLCARPVIDPTLPREMVNLAEWGMKWQKRGELHQIVDQRVSGSIRPDSLRKFGETVEKCLADYGVERPSMGDVLWNLEYVLQLQDADSSTVSDVNSMNRIVELPSQVQNIGALESISVTMAEAGASHEPDHDLSDVSMSRVFSQLIKAEGR; translated from the coding sequence ATGATGGTGGCTCTGtccgggaggaagaggaggctgcAAGCCGCAACCATGGTGGCTTTGTGTTTCTTGTCATCCATTTGCGTTTCCACAGCGCAATTCAAGCCTGCCGACAACTACCTGGTGGACTGCGGATCCTCCAAGAGCACGACGCTCGGCACGAGGACCTTTGCGGCTGACGGGGCTGCCCCGGTGAAGGTGGACACCTCCCTGGAAATCCTTGCCGGCACGTCGGCGAATGGGGTTGCGTCATTCGATAACTCGGCGCTTTACCAGACCGCCCGCATCTTCACGAGCCCTTCATCGTATACTTTCCCGATCCAGAAGCAGGGCCGGCATTTTGTTCGTCTCTACTTCTTCGCCTTTGCCTACCAGAGCTATGATCTTTCCACTGCCAAGTTCACCGTGTCGACCCAAGAAATGCTCTTGCTTAGTGACTTCCAACAGCCAGACAAGACTGCGCCATTGTTCAAGGAATACTCTTTGAACATCACCCAAGACAAGCTCATTATTTCCTTCAAGCCATCGAATGGAATCGCATTCATCAATGCGATTGAAGTGGTTTCAGTCCCAGATGATCTCATAGGTGATAGTGCCCCGATGGTCAACCCTATGCAGCAGTACAGCGGTTTATCTACACAACCATTGGAAACAGTGTACCGTGTTAACATGGGTGGACCAAAGGTCACTGCAGACAATGATACCCTCTCCAGGACCTGGGTCACTGACAAAAAGTATTTAGTGAACCCATCTGTGACTAGAGAGGTTAATGGGGGGAAGGTCAATTATATGAAAGGTGGAGGATCAACACCGCTGATTGCTCCTGATATTGTTTATAGCACAGCTACAGAATTGGCAGCTTCGAATACAACGAACGCACTTTTCAACATGACATGGCAGTTTGATGTGGATTCAGGTTTCAGCTACTTGATAAGATTTCACTTCTGTGATATAGTCAGCAAGGCACTTAACCAACTCTATTTCAATGCATATGTTGGCAGCTTCTATGCGCAGCATGATATTGATCTCTCAATTCAATCAATGAATCAGTTGGCTACAGCTATCTATTTGGATGTGGTTCTTTCATCAAATGATGCATCTAACAAGCTCAGCATCAGTATTGGTCCATCCACTTTGAACAATGCATTACCAGATGGGATTCTGAATGGTCTTGAGGTCATGAAGATGAGCAGTGGCTCAGGTTCTGCTTTCACTGTTGGATCATCTGGTTCAAACAAGAATTTAGGTGTGATTATTGGGTCAGTCCTTGGAGCTGTTGGTATTCTGATAATTGTCCTTGTCATAGTACTTCTTTGCCGAAAGAAAAAGACTCTGGAGAAGCAGCACTCAAAGACTTGGATGCCTTTCTCTATCAATGGGCTCACCTCTCTCAGTACAGGAAGTAGAACTTCTTATGGTACTACTCTCACATCAGGGCTGAATGGAAGCTATGGATACCGATTTGCCTTTAGCGTGCTCCAAGAAGCAACAAACAATTTTGATGAGAACTGGGTTATTGGCGTTGGAGGTTTTGGGAAGGTCTACAAAGGTGTGCTGAGGGATGACACCAAGGTTGCAGTGAAGCGAGGGAACCCGAAGTCTCAGCAAGGTCTCAATGAGTTCCGTACAGAGATCGAACTCCTTTCACGGCTGCGGCACCGCCATCTGGTGTCCCTGATTGGGTATTGTGATGAAAGGAATGAGATGATCTTGGTCTATGAATATATGGAAAAAGGGACTCTGAAAAGCCACCTGTATGGCTCGGATAACCCCTCACTCAACTGGAAGCAGCGGTTGGAGATTTGCATTGGAGCAGCAAGGGGACTTCACTACCTTCATACCGGTTCTGCGAAGGCTATTATCCACCGTGATGTCAAGTCTGCAAACATCTTGCTTGATGAGAATCTCCTAGCAAAGGTTGCTGACTTTGGGCTATCAAAGACTGGGCCTGAGTTGGACCAAACTCATGTCAGTACTGCAGTGAAGGGTAGCTTTGGGTATCTTGACCCTGAATATTTCCGAAGGCAGCAACTGACTGAGAAGTCAGATGTCTACTCCTTCGGTGTTGTTTTGCTCGAGGTGCTTTGCGCAAGGCCAGTGATTGACCCTACGCTCCCAAGGGAGATGGTGAATTTGGCAGAGTGGGGGATGAAATGGCAGAAGAGAGGAGAGCTGCATCAGATCGTCGATCAGCGAGTTTCTGGTTCAATCAGGCCGGATTCTCTGAGGAAGTTTGGCGAAACAGTGGAGAAATGCCTGGCGGACTACGGTGTGGAGCGGCCATCCATGGGAGATGTCCTGTGGAACTTGGAGTACGTCCTGCAGCTCCAGGATGCAGATTCATCGACAGTATCAGATGTAAACAGCATGAACAGGATTGTCGAACTCCCGTCGCAAGTCCAGAACATCGGCGCCCTCGAGAGCATCAGCGTGACAATGGCGGAAGCTGGAGCTTCACATGAGCCTGATCATGACCTCTCCGACGTTTCCATGAGCAGGGTGTTCTCTCAGCTAATCAAAGCTGAGGGAAGGTGA
- the LOC4340934 gene encoding cyclin-dependent kinase F-1 codes for MAIGGGGGGGSWSIHGRPDVTSRYEVLGRAGSGAYADVYRGRRRSDGAPVALKEVHDAVSARREADALLAAAPSRHVVALLDHFPGGDHDDDVLVLEWLPLDLSAVVRAAAAARPSALPAAQRKRWMLQVLEGVAACHSAGVVHRDLKPANLLISEDGVLKVADLGQARILQETGTYQGMHPYEQSSGVEPWVSQQRAVLHGVKENHPSHDSETQTGQEPERLTAADYLHEMDQLRAKSTHGDVDKMSLQDGNASCLATCSTADIDDDPFRASYSYDAEEGMLEEESGAFTSCVGTRWFRAPELLYGSTNYGQEVDLWSLGCILAELFNLEPIFPGTSDIDQIGRIISVLGNITEETFPGCSNLPDYNKIFFNKVEKPIGLEACLPDRSASEVSIIKRLLCYDPTKRASAADLLNDPYFAEEPLPVPIEGLQVPESKDEDDDSTEEWANFRGGDSDSDFDEFGSMDVTKTDKGFSIRFS; via the exons AtggcgatcggcggcggcggcggcggcggtagctgGAGCATCCACGGCCGCCCCGACGTCACCTCCCGCTACGAGGTCCTCGGCCGCGCCGGCTCGGGAGCCTACGCCGACGTctaccgcggccgccgccgctccgacgGCGCCCCCGTCGCCCTCAAGGAGGTCCACGACGCCGTCAGCGCCCGCCGCGAGGccgacgccctcctcgccgccgcgccctcccgccacgtcgtcgccctcctcgaCCACTTCCCCGGCGgggaccacgacgacgacgtcctcgTCCTCGAGTGGCTCCCGCTCGACCTCTccgccgtcgtccgcgccgccgccgccgccaggccgAGCGCCCTCCCCGCCGCGCAGCGCAAGCGCTGGATGCTGCAGGTGCTCGAGGGCGTCGCCGCGTGCCACAGCGCCGGGGTCGTGCACCGCGACCTCAAGCCCGCCAACCTGCTCATCTCCGAGGACGGGGTCCTCAAGGTCGCCGACCTTGGTCAG GCCAGGATACTTCAGGAGACAGGAACATACCAAGGTATGCATCCATATGAGCAAAGTTCAGGAGTGGAGCCTTGGGTTTCACAACAACGAGCAGTGCTACATGGAGTGAAAGAGAACCACCCATCTCATGACTCAGAAACTCAAACTGGTCAGGAGCCAGAGAGACTCACCGCAGCTGATTACCTACATGAGATGGACCAACTCCGGGCCAAATCCACACATGGAGATGTTGACAAAATGAGCCTACAGGATGGGAATGCCTCCTGTCTTGCCACATGCAGCACAGCAGACATTGACGATGATCCATTTAGAGCCTCCTATTCATATGACGCAGAAGAAGGCATGTTGGAAGAAGAGTCCGGTGCTTTCACTTCTTGTGTTGGCACACGCTGGTTTAGAGCTCCAGAGCTCCTTTATGGGTCAACAAACTATGGGCAGGAGGTTGACCTCTGGTCACTAGGATGTATTTTGGCTGAACTGTTTAATTTAGAGCCTATATTCCCAGGCACATCTGATATCGATCAGATTGGTAGAATTATCAGTGTTCTGGGCAACATCACAGAAGAAACCTTTCCAGGCTGTTCAAATCTGCCAGATTACAATAAGATTTTCTTCAACAAAGTCGAGAAGCCAATAGGCCTCGAAGCATGCCTGCCTGATAGATCTGCTTCTGAAGTTAGTATCATAAAGAGGCTACTTTGCTATGACCCAACAAAGAGGGCCAGTGCTGCCGACTTGCTGAATGATCCATACTTCGCCGAAGAACCATTACCTGTACCTATTGAAGGATTACAAGTCCCAGAATCAAAGGATGAAGATGATGACAGCACAGAAGAATGGGCTAATTTCAGGGGTGGAGATTCAGATTCAGACTTCGATGAATTCGGCAGCATGGATGTCACCAAGACCGACAAGGGTTTCAGCATACGCTTCTCGTGA